The following is a genomic window from Streptomyces lincolnensis.
ACCCGCAACTGCTCGTCCGTCGCCCCGCAGATGCCGAGGACGGCGATCCGGGTCTGGGCGTCGGCCTTCACCACCCGCACCTCGTCCGGGCGCCAGTCGCCGACCGCCCACAGCGGATCGGGATCGCCCCACAGGAGATGGGACCCCACCGGGTGCAGGGTCTCGCCGTCGTGTCCCACCGCCCCCGCGGAGCCGATCTCGGGGGCCCCCGCGGCGGTGCTGCTCCATCCCACCAACCACCGCATCGCCGCCTCCACAGGCTGTGGACAACCAGTGCACCGTACGAACTCGGCACCATGCTGCCATGAAGGACGGTGCGCCGGAGGGGCGGCGGAGCCGCTTGTGCTCCCCGGAACGCGCCCCGGCGGATACTCCCACAGCGACTCCGGAATCCGCCGTACCGACGGTCCAGGGGCTGTGGACAAGGGAGTTGACGATGTGTCGGCCGGACGGCTGCGACGCGAATGCGCCCCCGAAACGCTCCCCAAAAACGCCCCGCGCGCCCTCAAGTACCGTGGTGGGAGGGCTGATCGCCCGCTCCGGGCAGGGTCGATTTTTGGCCAAATCGGCGTCAAGAGAGCGGCGTCGAGCACACTCCGTACATGCTCCGCCCACCGCCCGGGCGTCGCGCAGCCCGGGGGACGCGGCACGCCCCCCGGGCCCGTCCGCCGCCCGCGGGGATATGAGGCGGCGGTGTCCCCCAGCCCACTGGATCCAGTACAGCGGGCCGACCCACGCACGGCCCATGGAACCGCTCCCGCGATGGCCGGAGAAGAGCGCACGCGCAGGCGCACGGCCACACAGCGGGAGCACGACGCAACTGCGCGTATCGGACCCGCACTTCAGTACGGACCACAATCCCGCCATCCGGAACAATGCCTCTTAACGCTTGGGATGCGGCGAACTACGCTGGGTTTACGAATGCCGCGTGGTTATGCCAGCGCGGCAGCCGTCTGTGTCGAGGGGTGGCGCAATGTCCAGGGAGCAACGCGGGCCGAACGAAAAACTCGGCGCCGTTCTCGCCCTCGCGGGAATCAGCAACGCAGGACTCGCGCGACGCGTCAACGATCTTGGCGCTCAACGCGGGTTGACTCTTCGCTACGACAAGACCTCGGTGGCGCGCTGGGTCTCCAAGGGCATGGTGCCGCAGGGCGCCGCGCCGCACCTCATCGCCGCCGCCATAGGGCAGAAGCTCGGCCGCCCGGTGCCGCTCCACGAGATCGGCCTGGCGGACGCGGATCCCGCACCCGAGGTGGGCCTCGCCTTCCCCAGGGACGTCGGACAGGCGGTGAAGTCGGCGACGGAGCTCTACCGTCTCGACCTCGCGGGCCGCCGGGCCGGCTCCGGAGGCATCTGGCAGTCACTGGCCGGATCGTTCGCAGTAAGCGCGTACGCAACGCCGGCCTCACGATGGCTGATAACCCCGGCCGACAGCTCGGTCGCGCGCGAGGTGAGCCCCGCCGAAGCCTCCGGCGCACCGCTCAAAGTCGGCCACAGCGATGTGCAGAAGCTGCGCGAGGCCGCCGAGGACGCCCGGCGGTGGGACTCCAAGTACGGCGGCGGCGACTGGCGCTCCTCGATGGTGCCCGAGTGCCTGCGGGTGGAGGCGGCCCCGCTGCTGCTCGGCTCCTACTCCGACGAGGTCGGCAGAGCCCTCTTCGGCGCGAGTGCCGAGCTCACCCGCCTGGCCGGCTGGATGGCCTTCGACACCGGCCAGCAGGAAGCCGCCCAGCGCTACTACATCCAGGCCCTGCGCCTGGCCCGCGCGGCGGCGGACGTGCCCCTCGGGGGCTACGTCCTGGCCTCCATGTCCCTCCAGGCGACCTACCGCGGCTTCGGCGACGAGGGCGTCGACCTCGCCCAGGCCGCGCTGGAACGCAACCGGGGCCTGGCCACCGCCCGCACCATGAGCTTCTTCCGCCTGGTCGAGGCCCGCGCCCACGCGCGCGCGGGTGACGCCCAGGCCGCCGGCGCGGCCCTCAAGGCCGCCGAGGGCTGGCTGGAGCGCTCCCGCGAGGGCGACCCCGACCCGTCCTGGCTCGGCTTCTACTCCTACGACCGCTTCGCCGCCGACGCCGCGGAGTGCTACCGCGACCTGAAGGCACCGCGCCAGGTACGCCGCTTCACGGAGCAGGCCCTCTCGAAGCCGACGGAGGAGTTCGTACGCTCGCACGGCCTGCGACTCGTCGTCTCCGCGGTCGCCGAGCTGGAGTCGGGCAATCTCGATGCGGCGTGCGAGCAGGGCGTGCGGGCGGTGGAGGTCGCGGGGCGCATCTCCTCGGCCCGCACCACCGAGTACGTGAAGGATCTCCTCCACCGGCTGGAGCCGTACGGCGACGAGCCGCGGGTGGTGGAGCTGCGGGAGAGGGCGCGTCCCTTACTGATGGCGCCGGCGTAGGCGCATGCCTGCCCCCCGCCCCAGTACTGCCGTGCCCTGCGTTTGAAGTGACTGTCAGTGGCGCAGTGCACTATCGAGGGTGGGAGGTGATGCAGGTGCGGCCGGGGATCGCGTACGACTGCGACGTGCTGGTGATCGGTGGGGGAATCGTCGGGCTGTCGACGGCGTATGCGATCACGCGCGCCGTACCGGGGACGCGGGTCACCGTGCTGGAGAAGGAGCCGGGGCCGGCCCGGCACCAGACGGGGCGCAACAGCGGTGTCATCCACAGCGGGATCTACTACCGCCCGGGCTCCCTCAAGGCGCGCTACGCCGTGAAGGGCGCCGCCGAGATGGTGAAGTTCTGCGCGGAGTACGACATCCCGCACGCCGTCACCGGCAAGCTGATCGTCGCGACCGAGCGGGACGAGCTCCCCCGCCTGCACGCACTCGTGCAGCGCGGCCGGGAGAACGGCATACCGGTACGAGAACTGGGCGCGCCCCAGATAGCCGACTACGAACCCGAGGTCAAAGGTCTCGCCGCCATACACGTCGGGACGACCGGGGTGTGCGACTTCGTCGGCGTCGCCCGGCATCTCGGCGAGGCATCCGGGGCGCAGATCCGCTACGGCGCGGAGGTCGTCCGCATCGACCGCCGCACCGACCTGGGCGTCGCCGTCCTCACCGGGACCGGCGACATCGTCCGCTCACGTGTCCTCGTCAACTGTGCCGGCCTGTACTGCGACGAGATCGCCCGGATGACCGGCGACGACCCCGGCATGCGGATCGTCCCCTTCCGCGGCGAGTACTACGAGCTCGCCCGGCCCGAGCTGGTCCGCGGCCTGGTGTATCCCGTCCCCGACCCGGCGTTCCCCTTCCTCGGCGTCCACCTCACCCGCGGTATCGACGGCGGCGTCCACATCGGCCCCAACGCCGTCCCCGCCCTGGCCCGCGAGGGCTACGACTGGAGCGTCCTCCGCCCCCGCGAACTCGCCTCGACGCTCTCCTGGCCCGGTTCCTGGCGCATAGCCCGCCGCCACTGGCGCTACGGCGCCGGCGAGCTACGCCGATCCGTCTCCAAGGCCGCCTTCACCACGGCGGTCCGGCGACTCCTGCCCCCGGTCCAGGAGACCGACCTGATCCCCACGTCCGCGGGCGTCCGCGCCCAGGCCGTCCTCCGCGACGGCACCCTCGTGGACGACTTCCTCATCCGCGAGACGGATCGCGCGGTCCATGTCCTGAACGCGCCCTCCCCTGCGGCGAC
Proteins encoded in this region:
- the lhgO gene encoding L-2-hydroxyglutarate oxidase; its protein translation is MQVRPGIAYDCDVLVIGGGIVGLSTAYAITRAVPGTRVTVLEKEPGPARHQTGRNSGVIHSGIYYRPGSLKARYAVKGAAEMVKFCAEYDIPHAVTGKLIVATERDELPRLHALVQRGRENGIPVRELGAPQIADYEPEVKGLAAIHVGTTGVCDFVGVARHLGEASGAQIRYGAEVVRIDRRTDLGVAVLTGTGDIVRSRVLVNCAGLYCDEIARMTGDDPGMRIVPFRGEYYELARPELVRGLVYPVPDPAFPFLGVHLTRGIDGGVHIGPNAVPALAREGYDWSVLRPRELASTLSWPGSWRIARRHWRYGAGELRRSVSKAAFTTAVRRLLPPVQETDLIPTSAGVRAQAVLRDGTLVDDFLIRETDRAVHVLNAPSPAATASLPIGREVARRALAALGAV
- a CDS encoding MFS transporter; the encoded protein is MSREQRGPNEKLGAVLALAGISNAGLARRVNDLGAQRGLTLRYDKTSVARWVSKGMVPQGAAPHLIAAAIGQKLGRPVPLHEIGLADADPAPEVGLAFPRDVGQAVKSATELYRLDLAGRRAGSGGIWQSLAGSFAVSAYATPASRWLITPADSSVAREVSPAEASGAPLKVGHSDVQKLREAAEDARRWDSKYGGGDWRSSMVPECLRVEAAPLLLGSYSDEVGRALFGASAELTRLAGWMAFDTGQQEAAQRYYIQALRLARAAADVPLGGYVLASMSLQATYRGFGDEGVDLAQAALERNRGLATARTMSFFRLVEARAHARAGDAQAAGAALKAAEGWLERSREGDPDPSWLGFYSYDRFAADAAECYRDLKAPRQVRRFTEQALSKPTEEFVRSHGLRLVVSAVAELESGNLDAACEQGVRAVEVAGRISSARTTEYVKDLLHRLEPYGDEPRVVELRERARPLLMAPA